The Vigna angularis cultivar LongXiaoDou No.4 chromosome 6, ASM1680809v1, whole genome shotgun sequence genome contains the following window.
AGGaaatttgaataattgaaatataaaaatgaaaacttgaGCTGCAAATTGACAAGTGAGaaataaatatctaatttatattaagcaataataaaataatcaatccAAACCGTATATCAAAAGATTAATATAAACATGACGCTTGAGCACCAGAGTATtaccttttataaaataaaataaaattttgttcttttcctTATTTAAGTTGTAAATATGCTACTTAACTGACAATTCATATCGATTAGGCGAAATATTCTAAATAGAAAAACGAATAActttatgtaattataattaatgctAATTTTCTCTTCataattgataattatttttaaaaactatttttttaagaagTATAACAAGAAAGATTATGaacatattttctaaaattctaTTTTCGACTATTTCACTTTTGTTAGTTaaaattattgagttttgttgaTAGGAGAATGAGATTAATCTATAATTGcctatttaaaaagaaattaaaatttaaacacgaaattaaagtttattgttttaaattttaatactagaaagtaaattttaaaaataaataaatataattttttaaattttatgatgttaattttcttttacatctAAAATAACgttaagaaatttatatttatttatttttcatatttagaaCCAAATTGTATTAaactttagaaaataaataaatttcaaattttcatcaAAGTTTAagaattagaaattaaatataatccTTTAAGttaaagattaaataataaaaagaaacttTACAAACTTATGTTAGTagcattttgaaaaataatgtttcATTTACGGAAGTATGAGTATCAAATCTTACTAGGAATATATAAATGTGACCCAAAAAGAAAGTTAACACTAAAATGGATGATTTATACTAATACTACTATAAGTTAGTGTTTCGGCTGTGTCCGGACGGACCCTGCAAAAACACACGAGCTTCCTGCTGAGGGCGGACGGGCGAATGACGAATGTTGAGGGCGGGCGGACGACCGATGGCGGGCGAACGGACACTTGAAGACGAGCCGGCAAACGACGAAGACGCACTGCCGGGCGGATGAGAAGACGGGCGACTGATGATGAATGCTGGAGCCGGGCGGATGAGTGGTCACGAACCAAAGCAAGCTTCACTGGCGGGCGGCACCAAGATGAACGATCACTCTATGCCCCAaactgggcggacgtcctccaatcCGGACGTTCGCTCCCTGCTCCAaactgggcggacgtcctccaatcCGGACGTTCGCTCCCTGCTCCAaactgggcggacgtcctccaatcCGGACGTTCGCTCCCTGCTCCAAGCGGGACGGACGTCCTCCCCTCCTGGCAGGTGATCCTTAGCATTCAGCTCCAAACTGGACGGGCGTCCTTCCTCTCCTTAGCGCTGCTTCACTCTCCCAATGgggaggggccgggtacctgccaaaggcactccgacgctcaagtcagtaatatgacaagGCGTTGAATAATGCATGCATATGTTGCGTTCTAAGCCATCTCCCCtgaaatcatacctgagacctttatttatactgatcgtaatgggcttttaccttttgggggccttcaaacggcccaataataccttaatctctattaaggacttaatgtgtcattagcaattaaccgtgtaatcagcgaagtgcgtcggttgggaatgatggtcggtcagggatgttaccctaggtgggcgtccagctcttgggcggacgtcaattccttgggcgaacgtccagctcttgggcgaacgtcctctTTTGGGCAGACGTCCTActtcttgggcggacgtccagctctcGGGTGAGCGTCCACTCCATGGGCGGCGGACGTCCTACTtctttgggcgaacgtccactccttgggcgaacgtcctacttcttggacgagcgtccagctcttgggcggacgttccacattgggcggacgttccacattaGGCGGACATGccaaccttgggcggacgtccacctCTCAGATGGTTTGGCCGCTCGTTCGGTCCTGATtcctgggcggacgtcctcgGACGGTCGTCCGGTTTCTAAGGACGGACGGTCCAGACTATTTGGCGGACGTCCGGATTACTGGGCGGGCGTGTCTTATGCCGGGAGGACCTatcagtacataagcccccgaagcccgagcataattttattgtgCGAAGGGGTTGTCCGTGCCTGGATGGGCGTCATTTTGGAAAACCGCTGGATCCATGCAAACTCGGACTAATGTTTGTTTTGGCGTTCGGTCTTTGGTGTTTGACACGGGTGGCCGCTCGTCATTTTGACTGGACATGCCATCTTGGGTGGACGTCCACATGGCTGGACGTCCGTCTTGACTGCCATCTTAGGGCGGACGTCCAAGTGTCTGGACGCTCGGCCATATTGCCATTTTTGGGCGGTCATTTCATTCTGGACGGACGTTCCATTTTGGACGTCCCTTTTTGAGTGATTGGACGCTCATTCAatctttgggcggacgttctactTTTAGATAGACGTCCGGTTCTTGTGTTATGCGAGTCGTCCAGGGTGGGCGCTCGACTTTTGTACTTGACAGGGATGAACGCTCGACACCGTGGAGGACAAATGGCCGGATGGCTGATtgacgtcctcctactccagatTAGTGGTAGatgccagattcggctaagttacggatggccggctctttgctgaatgccagatttggctaagttatggacggccggctgATCgttgaatgccagatttggctaagttacgaaTGGTCggctctttgctgaatgccagatttggctaagttacggatggccggctctttgctgaatgtcagatttggctaagttatggacggccggctgATCgttgaatgccagatttggctaagttacgaatggccggctctttgctgaatgccagatttggctaagttatggacggccggttCTTTGCttaatgccagatttggctaagttatggatggccggctctttgctgaatgccagatttggctaagttacggatgaccggctctttgctgaatgccagatttggctaagttacggatggccggctctttgctgaatgccagatttggctaagttacggatgaccggctctttgctgaatgtcagatttggctaagttacggatgacCGGCTCTTtactgaatgccagatttggctaagttacggatggccggctctttgctgaatgccagatttggctaagttatggacggccggctgATCgttgaatgccagatttggctaagttacaaATGGCCGGttctttgctgaatgccagatttggctaagttatggacggccggctgATCgttgaatgccagatttggctaagttacgaatggccggctctttgctgaatgccagatttggctaagttatggacggccggctgATCgttgaatgccagatttggctaagttacgaaTGGCCGGCTCTTTGCTTTCTTGCCCAgccaagctgagagtcgttctcgttggaacgctctttttcaccagcttggtcttactggggtGGATGGTCCTTCGCTCCGTCgtccaaccaagctgagagttgttctcgttggaacactctttttcaccagcttggagtttagtagggcggacggtctttcgctccgtcgcccaaccaagctgagagttgttctcgttggaacactctttttcaccagcttggagtttggtagggcggacggtctttCGCTTTGTCGCCATCGTTGCCGGTTACCTGCACCATGAAGGGAACATAGCGAATTTCAAGTTTAACGAAAGATGTGTCCGTACCTTGTAAGGCCGAAAATATGCTATGGCCAAATGGCCGAGAAaaggttgaggccgaatggccgagacTGTATTGAGGCCGAACGCTCTTAATCAGGTGGAAGCCGAATGGCGAAATAGGCCGAGGACGAAAATATGacgaggccgaacggccgaaatAGTTCTTAGACCGAGCGTCCTTAAATATGAGGAGCCCGAACGGCCGAGACTGCTGAGGCCGAACGTCCTCCAATATggggaggccgaatggccgaaatCATGacgaggccgaacggccgaagataggctgaggccgaacggccgagacaATGCTGAGACCGAGCGTCCTTAAATACGGAGTCCGAACGGTCGACAATACGCTGAGGCCGAGCGGGCCGATAATATGTTGAGGCCGAGAGTTAAGGCCTTATGAACGACCGCCTGATGAGGCGTGATGGACGAGCGCTTCAGCCAAGTGGATGGGCGCTCTTTGAAGCTGGACGGACGAGCGCTTGAGTCCAGATTTGGACGAACACTCTTTGAATCCGGGTGGACAAGCGCTTAAGTCCGGATTGGATGAGTGCTCTCTGAATCTGGGCGGACGAACGCTTAAGTCCGGATTGGACGAGCACTCTCTGAATCTGGGCGGACGAACGCTTAAGTCCGGATTGGTTGGTCACCTGTAGTATAAGGGAATATTGATCGTATTTCTAGCTTAAAGAATGTGTTCATACCTTGTAAGGTCGAAAATATGTCCAAATGGCCGAGAATAGGTTGAACGGTCTAGACAATGCTGAGACCGAACGTCTTTACATATGaggaggccgaatggccgagacTATACTGAGGCCGAACGTTCTTAAATGTgtggaggccgaacggccgaggaCGTATGTCGAGCGGTTGTGAAGTACTGGTGATGGGGTTGTCCGTGCTCATTTCTTGTGGTCACCTTTGGGTAACCGAAGTtacacggccccacggtgggcgccaaatgtttcggctGTGTCCGGACGGACCCTGCAAAAACACACGAGCTTCTTGCTGAGGGCGGATGGGCGGATGACGAATGTTGAGGGCGGGCAGACGACCGATGGCGGGCGAACGAACACTTGAAGACGAGCCGGCAAACGACGAAGACGCACTGCCGGGCGGATGAGAAGACGGGCGACTGATGATGAATGCTGGAGCCGGGCGGATGAGTGGTCACGAACCAAAGCAAGCTTCACTGGCGGGCGGCACCAAGATGAACGATCACTCTATGCCCCAaactgggcggacgtcctccaatcCGGACGTTCGCTCCCTGCTCCAaactgggcggacgtcctccaatcCGGACGTTCGCTCCCTGCTCCAaactgggcggacgtcctccaatcCGGACGTTCGCTCCCTGCTCCAAGCGGGACGGACGTCCTCCCCTCCTGGCGGGTGATCCTTAGCATTCAGCTCCAAACTGGACGGGCGTCCTTCCTCTCCTTAGCGCTGCTTCACCCTCCCAGTGgggaggggccgggtacctgccaaaggcactccgacgctcaagtcagtaatatgacaagGCGTTGAATAATGCATGCATATGTTGCGTTCTAAGCCATCTCCCCtgaaatcatacctgagacctttatttatactgatcgtaatgggcttttaccttttgggggccttcaaacggcccaataataccttaatctctattaaggacttaatgtgtcattagcaattaaccgtgtaatcagcgaagtgcgtcggttgggaatgatggtcgatcagggatgttaccctaggtgggcgtccagctcttgggcggacgtcaattccttgggcgaacgtccagctcttgggcgaacgtcctcttttgggcggacgtcctacttcttgggcggacgtccagctctcGGGTGAGCGTCCACTCCATGGGCGGCGGACGTCCTACTTCTTTGGGCGAACATCCActccttgggcgaacgtcctacttcttggacgagcgtccagctcttgggcggacgttccacattgggcggacgttccacattaGGCGGACATGccaaccttgggcggacgtccacctCTCAGATGGTTTGGCCGCTCGTTCGGTCCTAATtcctgggcggacgtcctcgGACGGTCGTCCGGTTTCTAAGGACGGACGGTCCAGACTATTTGGCGGACGTCCGGATTACTGGGCGGGCGTGTCTTATGCCGGGAGGACCTATCAGTACAGTTAggaatatatatgtttatatatatatatatatatatatatatatatatatatatatatatatatatatatatatatatatatatatatatatatatatatatatataaatactaatACTCTATCATCCTATTTTTCACTCTTTtgcaaacaaaaaagaaatggcttttctttctttctaggAGGTGCAAAAAAGGATATCTAaatctttctttgttggtaTGGGAGTGCAATTAGTAATCATGAGATACAGGAAGAAAAATCTGAATAAAATTTGCTTAGGGAAACTCATAATCTAAAACCAGTAAAGCCCAGTTATGTTCTCCTTAGTCAAATATACAATTGTTTTATCTACCTGTATGATTTTTTTCCACACCTCCATTACAATGGAAtaacaaaattcatatttaaaaatctttatggttattgaaaaatataatctaaaatgtatAACATCTTTTGATTGTATATTATTGTAAAGgaatttatttcaaaacaaagattataaaatacatttgaaaatttataatcCAAAGTCAAATTTTAACTGTTTAGAattacttctttttttatttttttttataaaataacctTACAAAagactttaaaatatattctaaaatatttattctaaattGAATTCAAAAGCTGTTACAATGAAAGTATCATAAAAGTCAATAATAAGTATGTTTTCTTGACGAAGCTTAATCCAATAACTTAGtgagaaatattattataaaaatttatggaTAAAGCATTTAGAGATGTTTTTAAATTCTATATAACCAACATtctgtaatatattttaaaccttATTCtagaataataaatttgattatggATTTCAGAGCGCTATTctataatgataatttttactataaaatattgttaaaatattaatcaaaataattcaaaatcactttgtatatttaaaattcttttattttgtaatatatcttttaaaatgcAATTGCAGTAAAATATTGGTAGAAATAGAAAGAACATGGTTGGATATGAAAATTAAGAGTGTCAAAGCGAATCAATCTAACTTACATGAGTTGGTTCATTACACAGTTAATTcaatctaattaattttttgtgaGTCACAACTTCATTGACTAGACTCGTCTCAAATTGGTAGACTAGTAAACTGGTTCACTtacaagtattttattttttacaatttattttatataatttattttatatatttattgtaatataatGAAAGTAGAATCACtcgattcattttttttataaagatagAATTAAAGAGTTATTTCCtcaaatatcattataaaatattagatgaaaattaaagtattgacaaacaaataaattaaatatttaaactattcaaatattattgaataatatttaaaattttaaaaaatcaaattatgaaTCTATGTAATTAGAAGTGgtgaataattttaataaaaaacttataaaaaatgatgaaaatactATAAAATGTTGTTGAACCCGTTTAATGTGTGTTTAATGAGTTGAGCTCatatacaatattaaaaaaactaattttttttaacttaactcAATCTGGAGTGTCTTCTCCTTAcactttctcaatttttttttaaattctaaatttattctttttacttttactaattttactttttattttttaaaactctaatCTCAATTCCCTCTTATTTTCACTTTCCCTTTCACTCTCAGGATCAAGCCTCCATCCCCTATTgtcactttcactttcttttttttttaattttcattttcgttaacacaaaatttgatagaaagagaagaagataaactgaactaactattttttctttgattcactttttattttgtactcaACAAACATACTTCTCTTTCATTGCATCATTGTAAGCACAAATGTAAttttaagcatagattttcaagtttggttatttaaagacaaggaagtggggaagaaatttttaacatattatattatgaaatcatgatacttcaaaatttatcagaaattataaatattttaaatttatatcatgcagaatttgttttttctgtcaaattttgtgttaacgggagtggaaattaagagaaagagagaaagtgacaaTAGAGGGTGAGGACTTGCGGCTAAGAGTGAAAGggaaagtgaaaatgaaaaggattgaGATcagtgttttaaaaaataaaaagtaaaattgataaaagtaaaaaggataaatttagaatttaaaaaaaaaatgggaaggtggagagagaagatggaggtggtggagggagtatcACTCCTCAGCTCAAGTTATGATGAATCGAATTGGTTCATGGGTTAAAAGCCATCTTGATatctctaataaaaaaaagaagaaaattattgtaaaagtataattaatatataataaataagtagagattatgaaatttataattaatattttataaattaaaactattttatactTAAGCTTCTTCTAATTAACTTATgaaattctaattttgatttgctttattattttttaaaaaaattcttatgaaaaaattattcgAATATACATGTaatattgataatataaatgaatgttttatatttctatagctttattgatttcactttttggttaaattaaattttaatggtatactttcctttctttttctcttctaatttttttttttcatttttccgAGTCTGATATTAATTCCTTTATAAGAGAATTTGGAATTTATATTAAGTTTGAGTCTATTTCGACTTACATTTTCTAGCTAAATCCTTCTTTAATTTCTTGATTATgatcataacaaataaaaaataataattactgtaataaaatgatttaaaaataaattatcaatttttataagattataGTGATATGACAGAAACATTTGTAAATTTTTgtcaagataaaaaaatgaattaccataaaatatttataaagtgtTATCTTTTTTAAATCATAAGTATAAAACTTTCAGTTTTTATGTGCGGCTTGTGTAGATAACAAAAACTTggttaataaatataagaatataatacatacatatatatatatatatatatatttatatatagaatagttacaaaattcaattcccattattaatttgatatattaattaaagtaatttatatggaactaatttataagaaaatgtaAGTGAACAGAAGTATCCGTTGAGATTAACAGTACTAAACTCAGAGAATAGTGAGCCCAGAAGGAGAGAGAAAGATCTTAAAGAGAAATGTTACCGTTGGAACCTTAAATGTAACGGTTGATaaccaaaataatatataacgtTACATATCTTCTCACATCACTCTACTTCAGTTTCAtcattctctttctctctctctctctctctctctctctctctctctctctcaacaacaacttcaacttttcatttcattcttctctcttttccttGTTCAGGAACAATCCACCATCTTTGTGCTATCACATTCTTCTCTTAGTTTTAATCTATTATCATAACAACAATGGGTGAAACAAAAGATACCCACGTAGTAGAAATCCCAGTTGAGCAAGAACATCATCTTCATCCCAAGAATGTGTTGTGTTCCATGACAAGCAACATGATTGAGGCAATAGAGGATCACCCTTTGACAGAAATCTCAGAAAGTCCCGGTCACCTTTTGCTTCTGAAGCTATGGCAAAGAGAGGAAGAACTCTTTGCAAAACGCATTGCTCATAAGGAGACAAGGATGGACACCATCAAAGCTGAACTCTTTCAACTGTcgtctttcttcttcatctttcatggCTTCTTCCTAACCCTCTTGTTCACTTCCTGGGCCAGGGCCCAGAAAGAGGCCCAGCAGGCCCACCACAGTGTTTGCCACAAGTGGTGGCTTCCCTCCATGTTGTCCCTTTGCACCTCCCTTGTGTTTGTGGTTCTTGTTCAGGTGAAGGTGCACAGGTATTGGAAGGTGTGGGGACAGTTGCAGAGGGAGAGGAGTGATGGTAGGGCTGTGACAAGGTGCATTCAGGAATTGAGGATGAAAGGGGCTAGTTTTGATTTGTCAAAGGAGCCTAACAGTGGAAAGAGGATGAAGAGTTCCAGTGTTGAGATCAAGTGGGGACCATTAACTTGGTGTTCTAAGAACTTACTCACCATTTCTCTTGTTTGCTTTACAGGTTTGATGTTTCCTGCTTCCAAGTTGGTCCTCTGTGGCTTGTGATCATGGATCTGCCGCTCCTTGGAGCATCCATTTTTGAGGGACTTCTTgtggtataatttttgttttcctctttggctaaaataatttacataCAAAATCCAATCTTTTATCCAAGTCTGATTTTACATAGTCCCTGTTTCTAAAGATGGCAACTTTAGTCTTCCAATCTTCTTTTACTTGGTAAAGTTAGTTCCTTCTTTTAATTTCAACCATTATATTTTGAGGAAAATACTGTTGCATTTGTTTAGTCTTTTGCTGGGGAATGAAGCAGATTTGGTCCGATGGAACCCTTTTGAACATAGGGGAAGCCTCATGTTTCAATGCAAAGTTCAAATTTTGCAAGAAGAGGGGGCTGGAGCATGTGAGTtgcatgcatagatgcacataCAGGACCACCTATGGGAGACAGGAGACACATTTTTTTAGTTGATTGTTTATTTTGAGAAGGTTTCACTTGATGGTTGTGTTGCTGATTGCTGGAAGTAACACCTCTTGTGTGCTCTTCACATCTACAATGTTGGGAACTCTATCTACAATGCAGTTACCACTGTTTGCTGCTCCAATTTTGACTTATCCTTATTCTTCCAAGCTGCAATTTCATTTTTTGGAACAATCTCTAGCCAAGTGTGTGTACAAGTGATCAAATTCTTTTACATTTCATTTCAATATTTCACACAAAGttatataaacaaattcttttattcactttttagcTCGTGTTCGTGTAACATTGTATTATTCTTATTTCccagttataaaaaaaattctgataTTCTTATTTTGGCTCATGTTCGTTCAACCTTCGAGTTTTCCATAATAAAGCTTTTTGGTAGGTTGGCAGATAAGAAATCAATTCCATTTTGGTGCTGTTGTTTGGATCCATGCAATTACAAATAATGCCAGTTTTTTACTGTTACAAATTCTTGAATGAAGATTACTATTACCAAACTGAAACTAATAATCCAAACGATTTATGAATTGATTAAGGAGATTACCAAATTGCAAATACTTAAAAACGGGTTACCATTAGATTTAAAAcgtattaaataattaatttgaaaatcaaactgatttaaatgatttaaagcgtattaaatgataaattgaaaaataacacTAATATCTAagttttttccaaaaaaaaagtaCCGAGTTTTGTCCGAGTACTGAGAATTTTTTTGCACACTAATTTGTTTAGTAGATTACCAGAGTGATAGGAGAATTGTATCAACAATACTTTTAACTACATTAATAAATCCTGTGGACAATTTGGTCACAACTTCTATAacataaattgttaaaaaaaatcttaaaattactaaaaaaaagttaaaaaaatccTTTGTCTAACATTCATATGCCTTGGTCCAAAAATCCAATCCATTCATAATAGAAATCAACCTCCATTTGTCCATTTCCCTTCTTTGCATGCTCAAATACCAATAAAAATATGCCTTTAACAAATACTAGGCATTTTCAAAACCAAAAATGCGAAAAACACCTGCAAACAAAGTGCACAAAAGTTAGCCGTGTCATTGTGTTCCAATTAACACTtcacagataaaaaaaatgataccTTCATCAGCCTGATACTTGTTTTTGTCATCACCAGCATATGCAAGTAAGTTGTACTTAGGATTCCACTCAACACTGTTCATAGCGGCTCTACAAGAAATTTGATGTACTGTTCTTCCAGTTTGAACATTGGACTGTTTCATAAAGTAGcaattaaaaaagaaagcaaCAATGCATGAAAGCAGCAAGAAAGAAAGCAAGAAAGCATGCAAGCAAgcgagaaagaaagaaagtaagaACAAAAGCAAGAAAGGGAGCAAGACAGAAACCAAGAAATAAAGGGATAGGTTTAGCCTTGCATATagcagaagaaaaaattaagtcTGTTGGGACACttgtatatataattgtaaCCAAGGTTATCAAACTCGAGAATGTAAACTCATGAGAGTCGAGTTTCGTAAACGAGTTTACTttagatgaaaaaattattatataaataatatcttaattcaaataagtctacaaaattatataattttaaataaataaaatttatagatatattgttcataaaaataaatattgtaaaacataaatacttgAATTATTGGCATTAATTTTAATGCATTTTATTAAGGAGGTGAGGCGATGACGATGACCATGGAGAGAGACAGAGGGACGCGAGAGACAGTGACAATCAAGTCatgaaaccctaaaccctaaacgaccttgttt
Protein-coding sequences here:
- the LOC108342210 gene encoding uncharacterized protein LOC108342210; its protein translation is MGETKDTHVVEIPVEQEHHLHPKNVLCSMTSNMIEAIEDHPLTEISESPGHLLLLKLWQREEELFAKRIAHKETRMDTIKAELFQLSSFFFIFHGFFLTLLFTSWARAQKEAQQAHHSVCHKWWLPSMLSLCTSLVFVVLVQVKVHRYWKVWGQLQRERSDGRAVTRCIQELRMKGASFDLSKEPNSGKRMKSSSVEIKWGPLTWCSKNLLTISLVCFTGLMFPASKLVLCGL